A genome region from Candidatus Binatia bacterium includes the following:
- the tssH gene encoding type VI secretion system ATPase TssH, producing MNVSLKALIGKLNDTCRGALEGAAGLCLTRTHYDVDIEHLFLKLTEMPESDFARILRQYEIDASRLSRDLTRALDRLKTGNARTPALSPRIPQLISEAWTVASVDFGVARVRSGHLAIALLGNDDLGRLARESAADLGRVVLEDLRKRFADIVGGSIEDRGEAALGMAAPEPGTPGAVAGGKTPALDQYTIDLTARARAGKIDPVLGRDAEVRQIVDILTRRRQNNPILTGEAGVGKTAVVEGLALRIAEGDVPPPLRPVALRVLDLGLLQAGASVKGEFENRLNGVINEVKASAQPIILFIDEAHTMIGAGGQAGQGDAANLLKPALARGELRTIAATTWAEYKKYFERDAALARRFQVVKVEEPTEPQAIGMMRGLVGTLEQHHKVRILDEAVEAGVRLSHRYISGRQLPDKAVSVLDTACARVALGQVATPPEVEDCRRQIARAETEIGILEREALTGAKHHERLAEVAAEKAAAEKRLQELEARWKEEARIIGELRDIRGRLEAHGAASRTGAQDTGGRLPETEVARLQADLDRFTAELRQLQGESPLMQVCVDAQSVAEVVSGWTGIPVGKVVRDEINTVLTLSDLLQRRVIGQAHALDAIGQRLRTARAKLEDPRRPIGVFLLVGPSGVGKTETAMSLADLLYGGDQNMTVINMSEFKEEHKVSLLMGSPPGYVGYGEGGVLTEAVRRRPYSVVLLDEMEKAHPGVQDIFYQVFDKGSLRDGEGRDIDFKNTVVLMTSNAGTDTIMKLCADPETRPEPEALAEALRTDLLKYFKPAFLGRTIVVPYYPIFDDIMKRIIDLQLGRIRARVQENHRAQFTYDGALVDAIASRCTEVDSGARNVDHILTRSLLPELSREFLGRMAAGETISRVHVTVDGTGAFRYDLG from the coding sequence ATGAACGTGAGTCTCAAGGCCCTGATTGGAAAGCTCAACGATACCTGCCGCGGCGCGCTCGAAGGGGCGGCGGGCCTGTGTCTGACCCGCACGCATTACGATGTCGATATCGAGCACCTCTTCCTCAAGCTCACCGAGATGCCGGAAAGCGACTTCGCCCGCATTCTGCGCCAGTACGAGATCGATGCCTCACGGCTGTCCCGCGACCTGACCCGCGCCCTCGATCGACTGAAGACCGGCAACGCGCGTACACCCGCACTGTCCCCGCGTATCCCGCAGCTTATTAGCGAGGCGTGGACCGTCGCGTCGGTCGATTTCGGCGTTGCCCGGGTGCGTTCCGGTCACCTCGCCATCGCCCTGCTGGGCAACGACGATCTCGGCCGTCTCGCCCGCGAGAGCGCGGCGGACCTCGGGCGCGTCGTCCTCGAAGATCTGCGCAAGCGCTTTGCCGATATCGTCGGCGGATCGATCGAGGACCGCGGGGAGGCGGCGCTCGGCATGGCCGCTCCTGAGCCGGGGACGCCCGGCGCCGTCGCCGGTGGCAAGACCCCGGCCCTCGATCAGTACACCATCGATCTGACCGCGCGCGCCCGCGCCGGCAAGATAGACCCGGTGCTCGGCCGCGACGCCGAGGTGCGCCAGATCGTCGACATCCTCACGCGGCGACGGCAGAACAATCCGATCCTGACCGGAGAGGCGGGGGTCGGCAAGACCGCCGTGGTCGAGGGACTGGCCCTGCGCATTGCCGAGGGCGATGTGCCGCCGCCGCTGCGGCCCGTGGCCCTGCGGGTGCTCGATCTCGGCCTGCTGCAGGCGGGAGCCAGCGTCAAGGGCGAGTTCGAAAACCGGCTTAACGGTGTCATCAACGAAGTCAAGGCGTCGGCGCAACCGATCATCCTGTTCATCGACGAAGCACACACGATGATCGGGGCCGGCGGGCAGGCCGGACAGGGCGACGCCGCCAATCTACTGAAGCCGGCGCTGGCGCGTGGCGAGCTGCGCACGATCGCCGCCACCACCTGGGCCGAGTACAAGAAGTACTTCGAACGCGACGCCGCTCTGGCGCGCCGGTTCCAGGTCGTCAAGGTCGAGGAGCCTACCGAGCCGCAGGCCATCGGCATGATGCGCGGGCTCGTCGGAACCCTGGAACAGCATCACAAGGTCCGCATTCTCGACGAGGCCGTCGAGGCCGGCGTGCGCCTGTCGCATCGCTACATCTCCGGGCGGCAACTGCCCGACAAGGCGGTGAGCGTTCTCGATACCGCCTGTGCCCGCGTGGCGCTCGGACAGGTCGCGACCCCTCCCGAGGTCGAGGATTGCCGGCGCCAGATCGCCCGCGCCGAAACCGAGATCGGCATCCTCGAACGCGAGGCGCTCACCGGCGCAAAGCACCACGAACGCCTCGCCGAGGTTGCCGCCGAGAAGGCGGCGGCCGAGAAACGGCTCCAGGAACTCGAGGCGCGCTGGAAGGAAGAAGCCCGCATCATCGGCGAATTGCGCGACATCCGGGGTCGCCTCGAAGCTCACGGGGCCGCGAGTCGCACCGGCGCGCAGGACACCGGCGGCCGACTGCCGGAGACCGAGGTCGCGCGTCTGCAGGCGGACCTCGATCGCTTTACCGCCGAGCTGCGGCAGTTGCAGGGCGAATCGCCGCTGATGCAGGTGTGCGTCGACGCGCAAAGCGTCGCCGAGGTCGTGTCCGGCTGGACCGGTATTCCGGTCGGTAAGGTCGTCCGTGACGAGATCAACACGGTGCTTACGCTGAGCGACCTGCTGCAGCGGCGCGTCATCGGGCAGGCCCACGCGCTCGATGCGATTGGCCAGCGCCTGCGCACGGCGCGCGCCAAGCTCGAAGACCCGCGCCGGCCGATCGGGGTGTTCCTCCTCGTCGGGCCCAGCGGCGTGGGCAAGACCGAAACCGCGATGAGTCTGGCCGACCTGCTGTACGGCGGCGATCAGAACATGACCGTTATCAACATGTCCGAATTCAAGGAGGAGCATAAGGTCTCGCTGCTCATGGGTTCGCCGCCGGGCTACGTCGGCTACGGCGAGGGCGGTGTGCTTACCGAAGCGGTGCGGCGCCGGCCGTACAGCGTCGTGCTACTCGACGAGATGGAGAAGGCGCACCCCGGTGTGCAGGACATCTTCTATCAGGTGTTCGACAAGGGCAGCTTGCGCGATGGCGAAGGCCGCGACATCGACTTCAAGAACACCGTGGTCCTCATGACCTCGAACGCCGGTACCGACACCATCATGAAACTGTGCGCCGATCCGGAAACGCGGCCGGAACCCGAAGCTCTCGCGGAGGCGTTGCGCACTGACCTGTTGAAGTACTTCAAGCCGGCGTTCCTCGGACGCACCATCGTCGTACCGTACTATCCGATCTTCGATGACATCATGAAGCGGATCATCGACTTGCAGCTCGGCCGCATCCGCGCCCGTGTGCAGGAGAATCACCGCGCGCAGTTCACGTACGACGGCGCTCTGGTCGACGCGATTGCGAGCCGTTGCACCGAGGTCGACAGCGGCGCGCGCAACGTCGACCACATTCTCACCCGATCGCTGCTGCCCGAGCTCTCCCGGGAGTTCCTCGGGCGGATGGCGGCCGGGGAAACGATTTCGCGGGTTCATGTCACCGTCGACGGCACCGGTGCGTTCCGGTACGACCTCGGCTGA
- a CDS encoding type VI secretion system tip protein VgrG, whose amino-acid sequence MAYTQDGRLIAVHTPLGPDALLLQRFSGREAVSELFRFELDLLSDGAEVEPGALLGHAISIALALPDGGSRYFHGVVSRFGEGIWDGRLAHYRAEVVPWLWLLGRTSDSRIFQNQAVPQIIEQVFKDLGLNDYRLVLRGTYEPRDYCVQYRETDLNFVSRLMEECGIAYFFEHRADRHILVMTDAPDAHDPCPHQAEARIEATGRMEREDAITAWDVDDFVRAGAYALADFNFETPNTNLLVDTPGVVKRRSAALALYDYPGGYLTRGEGERVARIRMQEEEATHCTIAGSGRCRGFAAGYRFALQGHFRRELDTEYLLTAVVHDATAGSAYRTGDGVQGAEETYRNGFLCLPHRVPFRPARLTPKPFVEGVQTAFVVGPSGEEIHTDKYGRVRVQFHWDREGKYNEKSSCWVRVAQAWAGKRWGAIFTPRIGQEVIVDFEEGDPDRPLITGRVYNAEQMPPYDLPAEQTKSTIKTSSSKGGGGFNEIRFEDKKGKEQLFVHAERRYDNRVKKDSLEWVGRHRHLIVGRQQREAVKADKHLKVGGDRNEQIDGSASSKVGMDFDRKIGMKRALDAGMEIHLKAGMNAVIEGGMTVTLKAGAGFLVVGPAGVTMSGTPILINAGGAAGTGSGASPDPPKAPLEADRAEPGAKAKVPPPKTVSPQALALRQAAREGRPFCEKCAEAARQAALARGATPAEAEDAAQAAGEQAEKTWVEIELLDEDERPVAGEEYRLDLADGSVRRGRLDANGKARVENIDPGTCELTFPNLDANDWARI is encoded by the coding sequence GTGGCGTACACGCAGGACGGACGCCTGATTGCGGTCCACACGCCGCTGGGACCCGATGCCCTCTTGCTGCAACGGTTCAGCGGCCGCGAGGCCGTCTCCGAGCTCTTCCGCTTCGAGCTCGATCTGCTGTCTGACGGTGCGGAGGTCGAACCGGGCGCCCTGCTCGGCCATGCGATATCGATCGCGCTCGCGCTGCCCGACGGGGGCTCGCGCTACTTCCACGGAGTCGTCAGCCGCTTCGGCGAGGGCATATGGGACGGGCGCCTCGCGCATTACCGCGCCGAGGTCGTGCCGTGGCTGTGGTTGCTCGGGCGGACCAGCGATTCGCGCATCTTTCAGAACCAGGCCGTGCCGCAGATTATCGAGCAGGTGTTCAAGGACCTCGGGCTGAACGACTATCGGCTCGTGCTGCGGGGGACCTACGAGCCCCGCGACTACTGCGTGCAGTACCGGGAGACGGACCTGAACTTCGTGTCGCGGCTGATGGAGGAGTGCGGCATCGCCTACTTCTTCGAGCACCGGGCCGACCGGCACATCCTGGTTATGACCGACGCTCCCGACGCCCACGATCCATGCCCCCACCAGGCGGAGGCCCGGATCGAGGCGACCGGCCGTATGGAGAGAGAGGACGCGATAACGGCCTGGGACGTCGACGACTTTGTGCGCGCGGGGGCGTATGCGCTCGCCGATTTCAACTTCGAGACACCTAACACCAACCTGCTCGTCGACACGCCCGGGGTCGTGAAGCGCCGCAGTGCGGCACTGGCCCTGTACGACTATCCTGGCGGGTATTTGACCCGGGGAGAGGGCGAGCGCGTTGCTCGCATCCGCATGCAGGAAGAAGAGGCGACCCACTGCACGATTGCCGGCAGCGGCCGCTGCCGCGGGTTTGCCGCGGGCTATCGCTTCGCGCTGCAGGGGCACTTCCGTCGCGAGCTCGACACGGAATACCTGTTGACCGCAGTCGTCCACGACGCGACCGCCGGCAGTGCGTACCGCACCGGTGACGGGGTGCAAGGCGCGGAAGAAACGTACCGGAACGGCTTCCTGTGCCTTCCGCATCGAGTTCCGTTCCGCCCCGCGCGGCTAACGCCGAAGCCGTTCGTCGAGGGAGTGCAGACCGCATTTGTCGTCGGGCCGTCGGGCGAGGAGATCCATACCGACAAGTACGGGCGCGTCAGGGTGCAGTTCCACTGGGACCGCGAGGGCAAGTACAACGAGAAGAGTTCTTGCTGGGTCCGCGTGGCGCAAGCGTGGGCCGGCAAGCGCTGGGGCGCGATCTTCACCCCGCGCATCGGCCAGGAGGTCATTGTCGACTTCGAGGAGGGCGATCCGGACCGGCCCCTGATTACGGGACGGGTTTACAACGCGGAGCAGATGCCGCCCTACGACCTGCCGGCGGAGCAGACGAAGAGCACGATCAAGACCAGCAGCTCGAAGGGGGGCGGCGGGTTCAACGAGATCCGCTTCGAAGACAAGAAGGGCAAGGAGCAGCTCTTCGTGCACGCGGAGCGGCGCTACGACAACCGCGTGAAGAAGGACTCGCTGGAATGGGTGGGCCGGCACCGGCATCTGATCGTGGGGCGCCAACAGCGCGAAGCGGTCAAGGCGGACAAGCACCTCAAGGTCGGCGGCGACCGCAACGAGCAGATCGACGGGTCGGCGTCGTCGAAGGTCGGCATGGACTTCGACCGGAAGATCGGCATGAAGCGAGCGCTCGATGCCGGCATGGAGATCCATCTCAAGGCGGGCATGAACGCCGTGATCGAGGGCGGCATGACCGTCACTCTGAAAGCCGGCGCGGGCTTTCTCGTCGTCGGCCCGGCCGGGGTGACGATGTCCGGCACGCCGATCCTGATCAACGCCGGCGGCGCCGCGGGTACCGGGTCGGGGGCGTCGCCCGATCCGCCGAAAGCGCCTCTGGAGGCGGATCGCGCCGAACCCGGTGCGAAGGCCAAGGTCCCGCCGCCAAAGACGGTGTCGCCGCAGGCCCTGGCTTTGCGGCAGGCGGCCCGCGAGGGCCGGCCGTTTTGCGAGAAGTGCGCCGAGGCCGCACGGCAGGCGGCCCTGGCCCGTGGAGCCACGCCGGCGGAAGCCGAGGATGCGGCGCAGGCGGCCGGGGAGCAGGCGGAGAAGACCTGGGTCGAGATCGAGCTGCTCGACGAAGACGAGCGTCCGGTCGCCGGTGAGGAGTATCGCCTCGATCTCGCCGACGGCTCGGTCAGACGCGGACGGCTGGATGCAAACGGCAAGGCGCGCGTAGAGAACATTGATCCGGGAACCTGTGAGCTGACGTTTCCCAATCTGGACGCCAACGACTGGGCCAGGATATGA
- a CDS encoding peptidoglycan-binding protein — translation MSRIAQQHGFANWRTIYEHPLNADFRTKRSNPNLIYPGDQIVIPDKGAGRAELATAQTHRFRLRRGTQVLRIVVRDADGRSMTSVPYEMTIAGVRRTGTTRGDGLIEETVPSDADDGTLRVANFEWPLLLSHLNPVTNAPDDGATGIQARLRNLGCDPGEIDGIIGPRTRAAISAFQRKHPPLAVDGICGPKTLTKLIEEHGC, via the coding sequence TTGTCGAGGATTGCGCAGCAGCACGGGTTCGCCAACTGGCGAACGATCTACGAGCATCCACTCAACGCCGATTTCAGGACTAAACGTTCCAACCCCAACCTCATCTATCCGGGCGACCAGATCGTCATCCCGGACAAAGGGGCAGGAAGAGCGGAGCTGGCGACAGCGCAAACGCATCGCTTCCGGCTCAGACGAGGCACTCAGGTGCTGCGCATCGTCGTTCGCGACGCCGACGGACGTTCGATGACCAGTGTGCCGTACGAGATGACCATAGCCGGGGTGCGGCGCACCGGTACAACCAGGGGCGACGGACTCATCGAAGAGACCGTTCCTAGCGATGCCGACGACGGCACCTTGCGAGTCGCCAATTTTGAGTGGCCGCTCTTGCTGAGTCACCTGAACCCTGTCACCAACGCGCCCGATGACGGGGCCACCGGGATCCAGGCCCGCCTGCGCAACCTTGGCTGCGACCCAGGCGAGATCGATGGGATCATCGGGCCGAGGACCCGCGCCGCCATTTCCGCCTTCCAAAGGAAACATCCCCCGCTCGCCGTCGACGGAATTTGCGGTCCGAAGACCCTGACGAAGTTGATTGAAGAGCATGGTTGCTGA
- a CDS encoding protein-arginine deiminase domain-containing protein — protein sequence MAVPPLPPPILVPPALVALGSALYNALCAPGVAGSLHADFDRSGSVDQTDPEYLERVKRPGAILLPNLDISDFGRLPVPRPADLRPHLDATDAAVNGAADQGQLTLAKVRKPNPCHLSGTTVTMKVHADDARRIRVFQVGAGAAPVLGVGKPMGAPEEFDLPGVAAIPWAFDFLVEAVTLAGDPVRGAPGGSSPNKPDPYAVNLPSGSSGTPIVSARAPGEIWVELIHGSVAATLAAPYDVALFTVAPFMLLSNLQPVRRVYTVYFRDDNHNFVFDFAAACRAALGATVSVPADSSTPFTPHTPAHTGPLYLVDGARFPDEWMQDELEIGYCWAPHAWMHVVLHCKRGRPLKDFVHGDMLDPGLGLFDGIDGAPLDGQDYGGNLEVSPPVVVPTPAIGRDAAGPSLPSHPRAPFGKIILGDCTPRPAHDDFRKFLLAQKVQPVLALDTSWLSVGHVDEFLSFVPASSGKPFRLLIASVWAMDELLEATKSVPVLRGRTNLQRGQWIDSRGTTPAAWAEYDEVSVEDLIAASRTFNQTLRTSKLVAIERRLKRGLNLDAADIVRVPTYFAEPAVMTAVFGLPGTTTVAKTVGMVNLQVVNTHLLVPKPFGPRVRPADATTVLRKVLDRLGLSGVAVRLTPGAGFFHWAYPGEDVGRFACYFAQPSTAAARQNIINHIKTGAVLTPANATLVAATRAAILADPRNAGAPAAGTFPTWRKMWIPEDTVDLLEAYMLSVLEPLGLTVHFVDDWYYHAGMGEVHCGSNARREPPELNGAARWWDSYDPDVNTNYDPAA from the coding sequence ATGGCCGTCCCACCTCTGCCCCCGCCCATCCTGGTGCCGCCTGCGTTGGTGGCGCTGGGCAGCGCGCTGTACAACGCGTTGTGCGCCCCTGGCGTTGCCGGAAGCTTGCACGCAGATTTCGACCGCAGCGGGAGCGTCGATCAGACCGATCCGGAATATCTCGAGCGCGTGAAACGTCCAGGTGCCATCTTGCTGCCCAACCTCGACATCAGCGACTTCGGACGTCTGCCGGTGCCCCGGCCGGCTGATCTGCGACCTCACCTGGACGCCACCGACGCGGCCGTCAATGGTGCCGCAGATCAGGGACAGCTCACCCTGGCCAAGGTGCGAAAGCCGAATCCGTGCCACCTGTCGGGGACCACCGTAACCATGAAGGTTCACGCCGACGATGCCCGGCGCATTCGGGTCTTTCAGGTCGGCGCCGGTGCCGCGCCAGTGCTCGGCGTGGGCAAGCCGATGGGAGCCCCCGAGGAGTTCGATCTGCCCGGCGTTGCCGCTATCCCGTGGGCCTTCGACTTCCTCGTGGAAGCCGTGACGCTAGCGGGCGATCCGGTCAGAGGAGCCCCTGGTGGAAGCTCGCCAAACAAGCCGGATCCGTACGCCGTTAACCTGCCGTCCGGATCCTCGGGAACCCCGATTGTCAGTGCCCGGGCTCCAGGCGAAATCTGGGTCGAGCTTATCCACGGCTCGGTCGCCGCGACCCTGGCTGCGCCCTACGACGTGGCCCTATTCACCGTGGCTCCCTTCATGCTGCTGTCCAATTTGCAGCCCGTGCGACGCGTATACACGGTGTACTTCCGCGACGATAACCACAACTTCGTGTTCGACTTCGCCGCCGCTTGCCGGGCTGCACTGGGTGCCACGGTGTCGGTGCCCGCCGATTCCTCCACGCCGTTCACGCCGCATACGCCGGCGCACACGGGTCCCCTGTATCTCGTCGATGGGGCCCGATTCCCTGACGAATGGATGCAGGACGAGTTGGAGATCGGCTACTGTTGGGCGCCCCATGCCTGGATGCACGTCGTGCTGCACTGCAAGCGTGGTCGTCCACTAAAGGATTTCGTCCATGGCGACATGCTCGACCCGGGGCTGGGGCTCTTCGACGGCATCGACGGTGCGCCTCTGGACGGGCAGGACTACGGCGGGAACCTTGAGGTGTCGCCTCCAGTAGTGGTGCCAACGCCAGCAATCGGGCGAGATGCCGCCGGTCCCAGCCTTCCGTCGCATCCGCGGGCCCCGTTCGGCAAGATCATACTTGGCGATTGTACGCCGCGGCCGGCTCACGACGACTTCCGCAAGTTCCTGCTTGCTCAGAAGGTCCAACCCGTGCTGGCGCTCGATACCTCTTGGCTCAGCGTGGGACACGTCGACGAGTTCCTGTCCTTCGTTCCGGCCAGCTCCGGCAAGCCATTTCGGCTCCTCATCGCCTCGGTGTGGGCAATGGACGAGTTGCTCGAGGCCACCAAGTCGGTGCCGGTGTTACGAGGGCGCACCAACCTGCAAAGAGGACAGTGGATCGACAGCCGCGGCACTACTCCCGCGGCCTGGGCGGAGTATGACGAGGTCTCGGTGGAGGACTTGATCGCCGCGTCGCGCACATTCAACCAGACGCTGCGGACCAGCAAGCTCGTGGCGATCGAGCGCCGCCTGAAGCGCGGGTTAAATCTCGATGCCGCAGATATCGTGCGTGTTCCGACCTACTTCGCAGAGCCGGCCGTGATGACCGCGGTGTTCGGCCTACCGGGAACCACGACCGTCGCGAAGACGGTCGGCATGGTGAACCTCCAGGTGGTCAACACCCACCTTCTAGTCCCCAAGCCCTTCGGCCCACGCGTCCGCCCGGCAGATGCCACGACGGTCCTGAGGAAGGTGCTCGATCGGTTGGGGTTGAGCGGCGTTGCCGTACGCCTCACCCCCGGAGCAGGGTTCTTTCACTGGGCGTATCCCGGCGAAGATGTGGGGCGCTTTGCCTGCTACTTTGCGCAGCCATCGACTGCAGCGGCGCGCCAGAACATTATCAACCACATCAAGACGGGTGCCGTGCTGACTCCCGCCAACGCAACGCTGGTCGCAGCAACCCGGGCGGCCATCCTCGCCGACCCCAGGAACGCCGGCGCACCGGCGGCAGGTACGTTTCCGACGTGGCGCAAGATGTGGATCCCCGAAGACACCGTCGATCTCCTCGAGGCATACATGCTCTCGGTGCTGGAGCCCCTGGGGTTGACCGTGCATTTCGTCGATGACTGGTATTACCACGCGGGCATGGGCGAGGTGCACTGCGGATCAAACGCCCGACGGGAACCTCCCGAGCTCAACGGTGCAGCGCGCTGGTGGGATTCCTACGACCCGGACGTCAATACCAATTATGACCCGGCGGCGTGA
- a CDS encoding HEAT repeat domain-containing protein: protein MVAVLAGWLTRKDLFDQCTRYVEGDLPGRPPITGKFSAIQRATTVARLGPDVVPRLLEMLIKTGEGNDAERAAAIFGSLVRIGDTRAVPPLIDLLAPPNEENTRVMAAGALGQLHDPRAAAPLRTLLANTSLSPGLRATAALSLGELRDLGSLKMLQGVLVDGAQNPEVRIGAARAIGKLGDSSVAGALSQALTTSHDLVLLQVVIETAARLGDQSSLPMLSDLASHHEDEFIREAAENAREEISKRAGAK from the coding sequence GTGGTCGCCGTGCTGGCCGGCTGGTTGACCCGCAAGGATCTCTTCGACCAATGCACCCGATACGTCGAGGGTGATCTGCCCGGGCGGCCACCGATAACCGGAAAGTTCTCGGCCATCCAGAGAGCCACCACTGTTGCGCGTCTGGGTCCCGACGTCGTCCCACGGCTGCTGGAAATGCTCATCAAAACCGGGGAGGGAAACGACGCGGAGAGAGCGGCAGCAATATTCGGATCCTTGGTGCGGATTGGAGACACGCGGGCGGTTCCGCCGTTGATCGACCTTCTGGCACCGCCGAACGAGGAAAACACCAGAGTCATGGCAGCCGGCGCCCTCGGGCAGCTTCATGACCCCCGCGCGGCCGCACCGTTGCGGACCCTTCTCGCGAATACGTCGCTTTCCCCCGGTCTGCGCGCCACGGCGGCGCTCAGCCTTGGGGAGCTGAGAGACTTAGGGTCGTTGAAGATGCTTCAAGGCGTGCTTGTGGATGGCGCGCAGAACCCCGAGGTGCGAATTGGGGCGGCGCGCGCGATCGGCAAGCTGGGTGACTCCAGTGTCGCTGGTGCGTTGAGCCAAGCGTTGACGACGTCGCACGATCTCGTGTTGCTCCAAGTGGTGATCGAAACGGCGGCGCGGCTCGGCGACCAGTCCAGCTTGCCGATGCTCAGCGACCTCGCCAGCCACCACGAGGACGAGTTCATTCGGGAAGCTGCGGAGAACGCCCGGGAGGAGATCTCCAAGCGGGCGGGTGCCAAGTGA
- a CDS encoding Uma2 family endonuclease: MSAEQFWEACQLNRDVQLELTAEGELIIMPPTGARTGTRNARLIQQLTQWADEDGSGVAFDSSTGFELPNGAIRSPDVAWVRRNRLTGLPPERLERFLPLCPDFVIELRSPTDPLVAVQDKLREYITNGAQLGWLVEPALRRVHVYRPGAVVESLDNPATLSGDPVLPRFVLDLTRIWDPGL, translated from the coding sequence ATGAGCGCGGAGCAGTTCTGGGAGGCGTGCCAGCTCAACCGTGACGTGCAACTCGAGCTGACCGCCGAGGGGGAACTGATCATCATGCCACCGACCGGTGCGAGAACGGGGACGAGAAACGCGCGGCTCATCCAGCAGTTGACACAATGGGCGGACGAGGATGGATCGGGAGTGGCCTTCGATTCGTCGACCGGCTTCGAGCTGCCGAATGGCGCGATTCGTTCACCCGACGTGGCGTGGGTGCGGCGCAACCGTCTCACGGGGTTGCCGCCGGAGCGTCTGGAACGCTTCCTGCCCCTGTGCCCCGACTTCGTCATCGAGTTGAGGTCCCCCACGGACCCGTTGGTCGCAGTGCAGGACAAGTTGCGCGAGTACATTACGAATGGCGCGCAGCTCGGGTGGCTGGTCGAACCGGCGCTGCGGCGGGTCCACGTGTACCGTCCCGGCGCCGTTGTCGAGTCCCTGGACAATCCCGCCACCCTCTCCGGCGACCCGGTTCTTCCCCGCTTCGTTCTCGATCTCACCCGGATCTGGGACCCGGGTCTGTAG